Below is a window of Streptomyces sp. NBC_01429 DNA.
CCGACACGGACGGGGTCCTCGTCGGTCCGTGCGAAGACCAGCATCCGGCTGAGGCCGACGGCGCCGGTGGAATAGATCTTCCGGCCGGTCAGCAGCCAGTCGTCGCCGTCGCGCCGGGCGGTGGTGGCGGGCAGTCCGCCGCGTACCGGGCTGCCGAGTTCCGGCTCCACGCGCAGGGAGTTGACCAGGGCCGGTCCCGCGGCCGAGGCGTCGAGGAGTTCGGCGTACGCGGCGGGCGGCCAGCCGGGGTTACGGGCCTCGGCGGCGTGGGTGAAGAGGGTCATGGCCGTGACGAGCGCGACGGCCGGGTCTCCGGCGCCGAGCGCGCGCAGGATCCGGACGGTGTCGCCGAGCCCGGCCCCGGGCCCGCCGTGCCGGGCGGCGACGGTCGCGGTGAGCAGTCCGGCGCGGTGGACCAGGGCGAAGCCCTCGGTGGGGAAGGTGGCGTCACGGTCGTGTGCGGCGGCGCGGGCGGCGAGGGCCTGGGTGACGGCGGGCAGCCCCGCGAGGTCGGGCGGCGGCAGCGCGGGGACGCCGGTGGTCCGCCGGGTGGTCGCGCCGCCGATGAACTCGATGGCCATGGTGGTGGTTCTCCTTCGTTCAGCTGAGGCGCTCGCGCCAGGTGGCGACGGAGTGGCAGGCGACGGAATGGGAGTCGGGGCCGGAAGGGGCATTGGAGACGGGGGCGGGGCGCGGCTCCTCGCGGCAGGGCGCCTCCGCGAAGCGGCAGCGTGGCGCGAAGACACAGCCCTGCGAGTCCGGCCAGGGCTCCCTGCCCGGCTCGGCCCGCAACTGGGCGGGCAGCAGGCGGTGTTCCCGGCGGACGCTCGGTGCCGAGGCGGTGAGCAGCGCGGTGTACGGGTGCCGGGGCCGCTCCAGCACCTCACCGATGGGGCCGTGTTCGACGAGTCTCCCCCGGTAGAGGACGGCGACCCGGTCGGCGATGCCGGCCAGCGAGCTGAGGTCGTGGGAGATGACGACGACGGCGAGGTCCAGTTCCCTGCGGAGCCGGTCGAGCAGGCCCAGGACGAGATTGCGGTTGGACGCGTCCAGCGCGCTGACGGGCTCGTCGCTGAGCAGCAGCCGGGGCCGGGTGACGATGGCGCGGGCCAGTGAGACGCGCTGTCGCTGGCCGCCGGAGAGCTGCCCGGGCGTGCGCGGTCCGAGCGCCCCCGCGTCCAGCCCCACCAGCGCGAGCGCCTCGTCCGCCCGCGCGGCGCGCTCCCGCCGGGTCGACGCGCCCACGGCGGCGAGCGGTTCCGCCACCATCTGACGTACCGTCAATTCCGGGTCCTGCGAGCGCAGCGGGTCCTGGAACATGAACTGCACCCGGCCCGAGCGCCGGAACTCCCTCAGCTCACGGCGGCGCAGCCCGGTGAGGTCCCGGCCCTCGAAGCCGATACCGCCCGCGTCGGGCTGTACCAGCCCGACCGCCGCGCGCGCCAGTGTGGTCTTGCCGGAGCCCGTCTCACCGATGATCCCGAGGATCTCCCCCGGCCGCACGGTCAGATCGATCCCGGAGAGCACCCGGGTACGCCCCGCCCGGCGCAGCGCGGTGGCGCGGCGGCCGTACGACACGGACAGTCCGCTGATCTCCAGCAGCGCGGTCCGCGCCTCCCGCGGCCGCGCGAGGTCCTGGCCGGGGGCGGTGGTCATGCGGTGGCTCCTTGGGACACGGGCGCGGCGGGTACGGTCACGGGCTTCGGCGAGGCGTCGAGCAGCCCCGCCGGGCGCAGGCAGCGTGCCCGGTGTCCGTCGTCCAGGGGGTGCAGGGCGACGGGCGCCTCCAGGCACCGGGCGGCGGCGTGGGCGCAGCGGTCGGCGAACCGGCAGCCGGGCAGTTCGGCGCCGGTCTCCGGAGGCCGGCCCGGGATGATGTCGAGGGTGCGGCGCCCCCACTCCCCGATCGACGCCACCCGCAGCAGCGCCTCGGTGTACGGGTGCGCGGGAGCCGCGAGCACATCGGCGGTGGGACCGTCCTCGACGATCTCCCCCGCGTACATCACGAGGACGCGGTCGCAGCTCTCGGCGACCACGGCGAGATCGTGGGTGACGAGGAGCAGGGCGAGCCCCTGTTCGGCCCGCAACCGCTGGAGCAGTTCCAGGATCTCGGCCTGGATGACGACGTCGAGGGCGGTGGTGGCCTCGTCGGCGATGAGCAGTTCGGGCGCGCAGGACACCGCGATGGCGATGAGCACCCGCTGCAGCATCCCGCCGGACAGCTCGTGGGGGTACTGGTGGAAGACCTCCTCGGGACGGCGCAGTCCGACGGCGGTGAACAACTCGACGCTCCGGGCGTGTGCCTCGGCCCGGCCCAGCCCGCGCCCCACCCGCAGTTGCTCGACGAGCTGACGGCCCACGGTGAGCGACGGGTTGAGATACGAGGCGGGGTCCTGGAACACGGCGCCGATCCGGCGTCCGCGTACCGCGTCCCACTGTTTGCGGGTGTACGAGGTGAGTTCGGCGGCCCTGTCCGTGTCACCGGCGGCGAGGGTGATCCGCCCGCCCGACACCTCGCACCCGGCGGGCAGTACGCCGAGCGCGGACCGGCAGGTCAGGCTCTTGCCGCTGCCCGACTCCCCCACCAGGCCGACGGACTCGCCGCGGCCGAGGGTGAAGGACACCCCCCGGACGGCGTGCGCGCCGCCGGAGACGGTGACATCGAGTCCGTCGACGGTCAGTACGGGATCAGCCGGTCGTGACACGCTGCTCGACCTCCTCCGAGGGGGCGGTACCGGTTCCGGCACCGGGACGGGCATGGGCTTGGCCGCCCGGACCGGCGTCACGGTCCGAACTCTTCACCGGGTCGGGCGAGTTGCCGGCGACTCCCGAATCCGCCGGTACGGAACCCGGTACGGAACCCGGTACGGAGACGTCCGCCCGCACGTCGCCGGCCGCCGCGCCGCTGTCGCGTACCGCGTCCGCCAGGACGTTCAGGGCGCCGACCGTGATCATGATCGCGACACCGGGGATGAGCGGCGCCCAGGGCTGCTGCGCCAGATAGCCCAGATCGGAGGCGAGCATGCCGCCCCAGGTGGGCGCGGGCGGCTGGACGCCGAGCCCCAGGAAGGTCAGCGAGGCGACCACCAGCAGCGCCTGGCCGACGGCCTGCGCGGTGGTGACGGCGACCGTGGGAAGGATCTTGCCCCAGACGTGGGTGCGCAGAATCCACCACCGGGACGCGCCCATCAGCTCGGCGGCCTCCACGTACGGTGCCTGCTTGAGCCCCAGCGCCGCGGCCCGTGTCACCCGGAAGTACAGCGGCGCGAAGAGCACCCCCAGCGCGATCATCGCCTGGTGCAGCCCGTTGCCCAGCGCACCGACCACGGCGATGGCGAAGATGGTGAACGGCATGATCATCAGCGTGTCGGCGGCCCGCTGGGCGGTCCATTCGACGGTACGGCCGAGCCAGACC
It encodes the following:
- a CDS encoding ABC transporter ATP-binding protein, which produces MTTAPGQDLARPREARTALLEISGLSVSYGRRATALRRAGRTRVLSGIDLTVRPGEILGIIGETGSGKTTLARAAVGLVQPDAGGIGFEGRDLTGLRRRELREFRRSGRVQFMFQDPLRSQDPELTVRQMVAEPLAAVGASTRRERAARADEALALVGLDAGALGPRTPGQLSGGQRQRVSLARAIVTRPRLLLSDEPVSALDASNRNLVLGLLDRLRRELDLAVVVISHDLSSLAGIADRVAVLYRGRLVEHGPIGEVLERPRHPYTALLTASAPSVRREHRLLPAQLRAEPGREPWPDSQGCVFAPRCRFAEAPCREEPRPAPVSNAPSGPDSHSVACHSVATWRERLS
- a CDS encoding ABC transporter ATP-binding protein — encoded protein: MSRPADPVLTVDGLDVTVSGGAHAVRGVSFTLGRGESVGLVGESGSGKSLTCRSALGVLPAGCEVSGGRITLAAGDTDRAAELTSYTRKQWDAVRGRRIGAVFQDPASYLNPSLTVGRQLVEQLRVGRGLGRAEAHARSVELFTAVGLRRPEEVFHQYPHELSGGMLQRVLIAIAVSCAPELLIADEATTALDVVIQAEILELLQRLRAEQGLALLLVTHDLAVVAESCDRVLVMYAGEIVEDGPTADVLAAPAHPYTEALLRVASIGEWGRRTLDIIPGRPPETGAELPGCRFADRCAHAAARCLEAPVALHPLDDGHRARCLRPAGLLDASPKPVTVPAAPVSQGATA
- a CDS encoding ABC transporter permease, whose translation is MRTLRRTWRLPSARIALAVLAVIALLAVAGGALAPHDPLGQHPQDMLRGPSAAHPLGTDYLGRDVLSRLLAGTGSSIAGALEAVGTAMLLGIVPGIASVWLGRTVEWTAQRAADTLMIMPFTIFAIAVVGALGNGLHQAMIALGVLFAPLYFRVTRAAALGLKQAPYVEAAELMGASRWWILRTHVWGKILPTVAVTTAQAVGQALLVVASLTFLGLGVQPPAPTWGGMLASDLGYLAQQPWAPLIPGVAIMITVGALNVLADAVRDSGAAAGDVRADVSVPGSVPGSVPADSGVAGNSPDPVKSSDRDAGPGGQAHARPGAGTGTAPSEEVEQRVTTG